A genomic stretch from Theropithecus gelada isolate Dixy chromosome 2, Tgel_1.0, whole genome shotgun sequence includes:
- the C2H3orf14 gene encoding uncharacterized protein C3orf14 homolog, translated as MTSLFAQEIRLSKRHEEIVSQRLMLLQQMENKLGDQHTEKASQLQTVETAFKRNLSLLKDIEAAEKSLQTRIHPLPRPEVVSLETRYWASVEEYIPKWEQFLLGRAPYPFAVENQNEAENTIQNEA; from the exons ATGACTTCCTTGTTTGCTCAAGAAATTCGCCTTTctaaaagacatgaagaaat agtATCACAAAGATTAATGTTACTTCAACAAATGGAGAATAAATTGGGTGATCAACATACAGAAAAGGCATCTCAACTCCAAACAGTTGAGACTGCTTTTAAAAGGAACCTTAGTCTTTTAAAG GATATAGAAGCAGCAGAAAAGTCACTACAGACCAGGATTCACCCACTTCCACGGCCTGAGGTGGTTTCTCTTGAG actcgTTACTGGGCATCAGTAGAAGAATATATTCCCAAATGGGAACAGTTTCTTTTAGGAAGAGCACCATATCCTTTTGCTGTTGAAAAtcaaaatgaagcagaaaataCCATTCAAAATGAGGCATAG